From one Burkholderia latens genomic stretch:
- a CDS encoding acid phosphatase: MNDTPDRPDELPADPDRRRMLGGLAALGAGVALGGCETTPGSAPRSAADLRLDEALRRQVRHIVVIYAENRSFANLYGDFPGVQYPLSDVRPEHAQQLDRDGKTPLPVLPKIWGGLVPQAQEVDGKRYAIAERDIDKLPNAPFRIADAQGKPLPNGVITRDLWHRFYQNQMQIAGGRNNQFAAWADSGGLVMGHYRNSADTLRLWNLARQYTLCDNFFMAAFGGSWLNHMFLISAQPPIYPDAHKHPHAAKLLSKVDGDDPAGTRLALAADSPASALDGPPKFAVDGPLTPDGYGVNTMAPPYQPSYVPPPDPGNAAYADPSDHRVIPPQVHATIGDRLSEKNVDWAWYSGAWQYALEHRDTGTVPDFQYHHQPFNYFANYAPGTEARRRHLRDAGLGDEPSTNRFIADIDAGRLPAVAFYKPQGNLNMHAGYADVESGDRHIAHVIERIRRGPQWANTVIVMTHDENGGWWDHVAPPVGDRWGPGSRIPALVISPFAKKGYVDHTMYDTNSILRFISRVHGLAPLDGVAARDKAFASRGATPPGDLTNALDLG, from the coding sequence GTGAACGACACCCCCGATCGCCCCGACGAGCTGCCCGCCGATCCCGACCGCCGCCGCATGCTCGGCGGCCTCGCCGCGCTCGGCGCGGGCGTCGCGCTGGGCGGCTGCGAGACCACGCCCGGCAGCGCGCCGCGGTCCGCTGCCGACCTGCGGCTCGACGAAGCGCTGCGGCGGCAGGTGCGCCACATCGTCGTGATCTATGCGGAGAATCGCAGTTTCGCGAACCTGTACGGCGACTTTCCGGGCGTCCAGTATCCGTTGAGCGACGTGCGGCCCGAGCATGCGCAGCAGCTGGATCGCGACGGCAAGACGCCGCTGCCGGTGCTGCCGAAGATCTGGGGCGGTCTGGTGCCGCAGGCGCAGGAAGTGGACGGCAAGCGCTACGCGATCGCGGAGCGCGACATCGACAAGCTGCCGAACGCGCCGTTCCGGATCGCCGACGCGCAGGGCAAGCCGCTGCCGAACGGCGTGATCACGCGCGATCTGTGGCATCGCTTCTACCAGAACCAGATGCAGATCGCCGGAGGCCGCAACAACCAGTTCGCCGCATGGGCCGATTCGGGCGGCCTCGTGATGGGTCACTACCGCAATTCCGCCGACACGCTGCGACTGTGGAATCTCGCGCGGCAGTACACGCTGTGCGACAACTTCTTCATGGCGGCCTTCGGCGGTTCGTGGCTGAACCATATGTTCCTGATTTCCGCGCAGCCGCCGATCTATCCCGACGCGCACAAGCATCCACACGCGGCGAAGCTGTTGTCGAAGGTCGACGGCGACGATCCGGCCGGCACGCGCCTCGCGCTCGCCGCCGATTCGCCCGCGTCCGCGCTCGACGGCCCGCCGAAGTTCGCGGTGGACGGGCCGCTCACACCGGACGGTTACGGCGTGAACACGATGGCGCCGCCGTATCAGCCGAGCTACGTGCCGCCGCCCGATCCCGGCAACGCCGCCTATGCGGATCCGTCCGACCACCGCGTGATCCCGCCGCAAGTCCACGCAACGATCGGCGATCGCCTGTCGGAAAAGAACGTCGACTGGGCGTGGTACAGCGGCGCGTGGCAGTACGCGCTCGAGCATCGCGACACGGGCACGGTGCCGGATTTCCAGTACCACCATCAGCCGTTCAACTACTTCGCGAACTATGCACCTGGCACCGAAGCGCGTCGCAGGCACCTGCGCGATGCAGGCCTCGGCGACGAGCCGTCGACCAATCGCTTCATCGCGGACATCGACGCGGGCCGCCTGCCGGCCGTCGCGTTCTACAAGCCGCAAGGCAACCTGAACATGCATGCCGGGTACGCGGACGTCGAATCCGGCGATCGCCACATCGCGCACGTGATCGAGCGGATTCGACGCGGCCCGCAGTGGGCGAACACCGTGATCGTGATGACGCACGACGAGAACGGCGGCTGGTGGGATCACGTCGCGCCGCCGGTTGGCGATCGCTGGGGCCCAGGCTCGCGGATTCCGGCACTCGTGATCTCGCCGTTCGCGAAGAAGGGTTACGTCGATCACACGATGTACGACACGAACTCGATCCTGCGCTTCA